A region from the Variovorax paradoxus genome encodes:
- a CDS encoding GH36-type glycosyl hydrolase domain-containing protein, with protein MSAAFVVDRLADLSAYARTLLLAPHDPVAPPIRAELFGAQRFEQHGHSLARAQAVEHDPRRAREGAPFFPRVDENLESLRSAFDYIALISQSGRYVSPAAEWLLDNFHLVEAQLQQIHDGVPRSYYARLPKLATPPLAGLPRVYGIAWAYVAHTDSVLNKTLFTAFLNAYQDIDELTLGELWALPTTLRVVLLENLRRVAESIAENKVALEIAHAVWDAAPHLSTPDLDSLYRALQSHNLQDAYLTQLWQRLPVEHGENVPALVRWTEQHCPNGPALIGEAQNAQAAANLTVGNIITTLRMVGQVEWSDLIEPVSRSLRVLRELPSFADESELTRQQITHAMERVARDSGRSEREVARAVVRLAAAAPADDAGAGTGRCNRGDHGDRADGTAGYYLFGHGRAELITALQSEAAAGSAGRPPRILRPLRRRRGWRLPAYVLSIVLGTAWLLAAVANGLPQPRDWTTAAAMALLAWPLSEALIALAQRIMAESVRVQALPRLDFAAGIPERHRTLVVIPTLLSSPANTVQLAHRLELHWLANREAHAQFALLTDWADAPQASLPEDAPLLDDAIARIAALNAKYPAPAGAAPRFLLLHRPRSWSGTEERWMGWERKRGKLEMLMRLLATGDASGFLPLAPGQQLAPGRTPYVLTLDSDTGLPPGALRDLVSIAAHPLNAPEIDAQSRRVVAGFGILQPRIVTPFPMRSERSFFHWMFAGQCGLDPYGSGASDIYQDVFGSGSFTGKGLLNVRAVHAALDQRLPEGAVLSHDLLEGTVARCAMVSDVVLIEDHPHHSGVAASRVHRWVRGDWQLLPLLWRARHFGIDALGLWKMGDNLRRSLVVPASFALLVLVIFTQAMPLGWALAAVASALTLGPLLGALAGLVPTRRAIELRHFFDVGAVELLRAMAGAAWQFVQLAAQTRLLLDAMFLATWRLTVSRRHLLQWTTTAQAQAQSSQQLPPFLRNAALSSVLCLALAVAAARWSAYPVAGPLLFVAWALAPFAAWWSSRVDARVPDPLRAEQRSYLEKLAHDTWRFFEHVVGPEDNHLPPDNLQLEPQPTIAHRTSPTNIGMYLLAACCAREFGWIDTAALLARITATLDTVERMQKHQGHLFNWYHTLTLQLLPPAYVSSVDSGNFAGHLVAVAQACRTFAAEGCQSHEEPALEALAQRCDALHAGMDFSGLYDPKRHLFHIGLRVEENVLDASYYDLLASEARLLSFLAIAKGDVPRRHWMALGRPFLLVGSQPGLKSWSGSMFEYLMPALVMSEPADGLLQVANAAAIAAQQAFGRSLKLPWGVSESAYFAQDHSLAYQYSPFGVPRLALRRTPPTDRVVAPYASAMAAALAPAAAVANLELLESLGARGEFGFHDAVDFTTSRQANGQDFTVVRNFMAHHQGMSLVALCHVLRTEAPRRWFGSAALVQAHESLLHERTPRQIIGSADPRTPPEPSLTELAPLFQPRAVDPTVSGFQPTHLLSNGRYTVALRANGAGVSRWHAFNVTRWRDDPLRDSHGTFFYLRNIEQDTGPHELVSLTALPAPGAGWTYRTRFLAEQVQFEAAGDGLQVRTTVLISPEDDTELRNITLHNAGEETRTLELVSYFEPVLSYPKADEAHPAFANLFVEARWEPSWRALLLTRKPRLHGDPVVAAAHFLASVDAHVLSVDCMTDRRAFIGRNRSLASPALDAQPLAADGTPVNGLDPIACLRVRLSIAPGATARLSFATAADESIEALMPSIDRYLEPMHVERATRMAATLAQVRLRDLSIAPAQTFALQDLTTILTYTTPRVMKDRGLVDLRQIWRFGISGDKPIVLVAIHSMNGMGLVNALLRAQPWWGFGGVACDLVVLNSEPNSYLMPLQREIEALRLRVAHQTQNSFPRNDTAGFYLLRDHEVAPSEKAALSKLARVVFTADGRSLELQVAALHEARVDPGTDAEAPAASSRAALLARPAAASSAKAPTGGFDAESGEFRFEVDAAHRTPRPWINVIANAGFGFQVSEWGTGFTWAGNSRMHQVTPWSNDPVQDPAFEHYLLQDLASGALLPLTPAGQGAGDGGDVRHRVRHGQGYTVFECRQRELALETTFFADRDDAVKLVHVRVHNQGSGPRRLRALGMVEWQLGAARGERRTIHCWKPEDQPAVFGQQRESSTGFGGSTAFLLLAGLQGATTGATQWTCDRNEFFAGRGIVEVPDTLARRAGGGLDACAAIGGELVVGAGESASFTFALGHAADADAALALARRWRQRDVPEALAQARGFWDELLGRLQVRTPDPLFDAMVNRWLIYQTLACRLWSKAGFYQAGGAFGFRDQLQDAMAFALTDPSRLRAQILVNAARQFPEGDVQHWWHMPGGAGVRTHFSDDLLWLPFATAHYVEVTGDAALLDQVAGFIEGPAIPEGAEDAYYAPQHSGRTATVFEHGALAIDRSLKTGVHGLPLMGTGDWNDGMNRVGHEGRGESVWLAWFLCSVVEHFAPIAQARGEHDRAARWNEARRGWIAALHDAGWDGAWFRRAFFDNGAPLGSSANDECRIDLIAQAWSVLSGASDDAHTGPAMAAVKKHLHDEPAGLLRLLTPPFAHSANNPGYIQAYPPGVRENGGQYSHGAVWALMAQALQGDHEAAWQSFEGLSPAHRAMHPQRGPAYELEPYVMAGDIYGAAPYVGRGGWSWYTGSAAWLHRAAVETLLGLCVKGRMLSLTPRVPAHWPGFEIALRLGEQRLTLQWGTPDAAGTPTHHAAIGEWIDWQALPANAVLRVG; from the coding sequence ATGAGCGCCGCCTTTGTCGTTGACCGGCTCGCGGATCTCAGCGCGTACGCGCGCACGCTGCTCCTCGCCCCCCACGATCCGGTGGCCCCGCCGATCCGCGCCGAACTCTTCGGAGCGCAGCGCTTCGAACAGCACGGCCACAGCCTGGCCCGGGCCCAGGCGGTCGAACACGACCCCCGCCGCGCGCGCGAGGGAGCGCCCTTTTTCCCGCGCGTGGACGAGAACCTCGAATCGCTGCGCAGTGCCTTCGACTACATCGCGCTGATCTCGCAGAGCGGGCGCTATGTGTCTCCCGCGGCCGAATGGCTGCTCGACAACTTCCATCTGGTGGAAGCGCAACTGCAGCAGATCCACGACGGCGTGCCGCGCAGCTACTACGCGCGCCTGCCCAAGCTCGCTACGCCGCCGCTCGCGGGCCTGCCGCGCGTCTACGGCATTGCGTGGGCCTATGTGGCGCATACCGACAGCGTGCTCAACAAGACGCTGTTCACCGCGTTTCTCAACGCCTACCAGGACATCGACGAGCTCACGCTCGGAGAGCTCTGGGCGCTGCCCACCACCTTGCGCGTGGTGCTGCTCGAGAACCTGCGCCGAGTGGCCGAGAGCATTGCGGAGAACAAGGTGGCGCTCGAAATTGCGCACGCGGTCTGGGACGCGGCGCCGCATCTGTCGACGCCGGACCTCGATTCGCTCTATCGCGCATTGCAAAGCCACAACCTGCAGGACGCCTACCTCACGCAGCTCTGGCAGCGCCTGCCGGTGGAGCATGGCGAGAACGTGCCGGCGCTGGTGCGCTGGACCGAACAGCACTGCCCCAACGGGCCGGCGCTGATCGGCGAGGCGCAGAACGCGCAGGCCGCGGCCAACCTCACGGTCGGCAACATCATCACCACGCTGCGCATGGTCGGCCAGGTCGAGTGGAGCGACCTGATCGAACCCGTCAGCCGTTCGCTGCGCGTGCTGCGCGAGCTGCCGAGCTTCGCGGATGAAAGCGAACTCACGCGCCAGCAGATCACGCATGCGATGGAGCGGGTTGCGCGCGACAGCGGCCGGTCCGAGCGCGAGGTGGCGCGGGCCGTAGTGCGGCTCGCGGCCGCCGCGCCGGCCGACGATGCCGGCGCTGGCACCGGTCGCTGCAACCGCGGCGATCACGGCGACCGCGCCGACGGCACCGCCGGCTATTACCTGTTCGGCCACGGGCGTGCCGAACTGATCACGGCGCTGCAGTCCGAGGCAGCGGCGGGCAGCGCCGGCCGCCCGCCAAGAATCCTGCGGCCGCTGCGCCGCCGCCGCGGCTGGCGCCTGCCGGCCTATGTGCTCTCCATCGTGCTGGGCACCGCGTGGCTGCTGGCGGCCGTGGCCAACGGCCTGCCGCAGCCCCGGGACTGGACCACGGCCGCGGCGATGGCGCTGCTCGCATGGCCGCTGTCGGAGGCGTTGATCGCCCTGGCGCAGCGCATCATGGCCGAGTCGGTGCGGGTGCAGGCATTGCCGCGCCTCGACTTCGCGGCCGGCATTCCCGAACGGCACCGCACGCTGGTCGTCATTCCCACGCTGCTGAGCTCGCCCGCGAACACCGTGCAGCTCGCCCACCGGCTCGAACTGCACTGGCTCGCCAACCGCGAGGCGCACGCCCAGTTCGCACTGCTGACCGACTGGGCCGACGCCCCGCAAGCCTCGCTGCCGGAAGACGCACCGCTGCTCGACGATGCCATTGCGCGCATCGCCGCCCTCAACGCGAAATATCCGGCGCCTGCCGGCGCGGCCCCGCGCTTCCTGCTGCTGCACCGGCCGCGCAGCTGGAGCGGCACCGAGGAGCGCTGGATGGGCTGGGAGCGCAAGCGCGGCAAGCTCGAAATGCTGATGCGCCTCTTGGCAACCGGCGACGCCAGCGGCTTTCTGCCGCTCGCGCCGGGCCAGCAGCTGGCACCGGGACGAACGCCCTATGTGCTGACCCTCGACAGCGACACCGGCCTGCCGCCCGGCGCGTTGCGCGACCTGGTGTCGATTGCCGCCCACCCGCTCAATGCGCCCGAGATCGATGCGCAAAGCCGGCGCGTGGTGGCGGGCTTCGGCATTCTCCAGCCGCGCATCGTGACGCCGTTCCCGATGCGCAGCGAGCGCTCGTTCTTCCACTGGATGTTTGCCGGGCAGTGCGGGCTCGATCCCTACGGCAGCGGCGCCTCCGACATCTACCAGGACGTGTTCGGCAGCGGCTCCTTCACCGGCAAGGGCCTGCTGAACGTGCGCGCGGTGCATGCCGCGCTCGACCAGCGCCTGCCCGAAGGCGCGGTGCTGAGCCATGACCTGCTCGAAGGCACGGTCGCGCGCTGCGCGATGGTGAGCGACGTGGTGCTGATCGAGGACCACCCGCACCACTCCGGCGTGGCCGCATCGCGCGTGCACCGCTGGGTGCGCGGCGACTGGCAGCTGCTGCCGCTGCTGTGGCGCGCCAGGCACTTCGGCATCGACGCGCTCGGGCTCTGGAAGATGGGCGACAACCTGCGCCGCTCGCTGGTGGTGCCCGCCTCCTTCGCGCTGCTGGTGCTCGTGATCTTCACGCAGGCCATGCCGCTGGGATGGGCGCTGGCCGCGGTCGCCTCGGCGCTCACGCTCGGACCGCTGCTCGGCGCCCTGGCCGGCCTGGTGCCGACGCGCCGCGCCATCGAGCTGCGCCACTTCTTCGATGTCGGCGCGGTCGAGCTGCTGCGCGCCATGGCGGGCGCGGCCTGGCAGTTCGTGCAGCTGGCGGCACAGACGCGCCTGCTGCTCGATGCGATGTTCCTGGCGACGTGGCGGCTGACGGTCAGCCGCAGGCACCTGCTCCAATGGACCACGACGGCGCAGGCCCAGGCCCAGTCCAGCCAGCAGCTGCCGCCCTTCCTGCGCAATGCGGCCCTCAGCAGCGTGCTTTGCCTGGCACTGGCCGTGGCAGCGGCGCGCTGGAGCGCCTATCCGGTGGCCGGGCCGCTGCTGTTCGTGGCCTGGGCGCTGGCGCCGTTCGCGGCCTGGTGGAGCAGCCGCGTCGATGCGCGGGTGCCCGATCCGCTCCGCGCCGAACAACGCAGCTACCTGGAGAAACTGGCGCACGACACCTGGCGCTTCTTCGAACACGTGGTCGGCCCGGAAGACAACCACCTGCCGCCCGACAACCTGCAGCTCGAGCCGCAGCCGACCATCGCCCACCGCACCTCGCCGACCAACATCGGCATGTACCTGCTGGCCGCTTGCTGCGCGCGCGAGTTCGGCTGGATCGACACCGCGGCGCTGCTCGCGCGCATCACCGCCACGCTCGACACCGTCGAGCGCATGCAGAAGCACCAGGGCCATCTCTTCAACTGGTACCACACACTGACGCTGCAGCTGCTGCCGCCGGCCTACGTGTCCAGCGTGGACAGCGGCAACTTCGCGGGCCACCTGGTGGCCGTGGCCCAGGCCTGCCGCACCTTCGCCGCGGAAGGCTGCCAGAGCCACGAGGAACCCGCGCTGGAGGCGCTGGCACAGCGCTGCGATGCGCTGCATGCGGGCATGGATTTCAGCGGCCTCTACGACCCCAAGCGGCACCTGTTCCACATCGGCCTGCGCGTCGAGGAGAACGTGCTCGACGCGAGCTACTACGACCTGCTGGCTTCCGAGGCGCGCTTGCTGAGCTTCCTGGCGATTGCGAAGGGGGATGTACCCCGCCGCCACTGGATGGCGCTGGGCCGGCCGTTCCTGCTGGTGGGTTCCCAGCCCGGCCTCAAGTCGTGGTCCGGTTCGATGTTCGAGTACCTGATGCCGGCGCTGGTGATGTCCGAGCCCGCCGACGGCCTGCTGCAGGTGGCCAACGCCGCGGCCATCGCCGCGCAGCAGGCCTTCGGCCGTTCGCTGAAGCTGCCGTGGGGCGTTTCGGAGTCGGCCTACTTCGCGCAGGACCATTCGCTGGCCTACCAGTATTCGCCCTTCGGCGTGCCGCGCCTCGCGCTGCGCCGCACGCCGCCTACCGACCGCGTGGTGGCGCCCTATGCCAGCGCCATGGCCGCCGCGCTTGCGCCGGCCGCGGCGGTGGCCAACCTGGAACTGCTCGAATCGCTGGGCGCGCGCGGCGAGTTCGGCTTTCACGACGCGGTGGATTTCACCACCTCGCGCCAGGCCAATGGCCAGGACTTCACCGTGGTGCGCAACTTCATGGCGCATCACCAGGGCATGTCGCTGGTGGCGCTGTGCCATGTGCTGCGCACCGAGGCGCCGCGCCGCTGGTTCGGCAGCGCCGCGCTGGTGCAGGCGCACGAATCGCTGCTGCACGAGCGCACGCCACGGCAGATCATCGGCAGCGCCGACCCGCGCACGCCGCCCGAGCCCAGCCTGACCGAACTGGCGCCGCTGTTCCAGCCCCGCGCGGTGGACCCGACGGTGTCCGGCTTCCAGCCCACGCACTTGCTGTCGAACGGGCGCTACACGGTGGCCCTGCGCGCCAACGGCGCGGGCGTGAGCCGCTGGCATGCATTCAACGTGACCCGCTGGCGCGACGATCCGCTGCGCGACAGCCACGGCACCTTCTTCTACCTGCGCAATATCGAACAGGACACAGGCCCGCACGAACTCGTCTCGCTCACCGCCCTGCCCGCGCCCGGCGCCGGCTGGACCTACCGCACGCGCTTTCTCGCCGAGCAGGTGCAGTTCGAAGCCGCCGGCGATGGCTTGCAGGTTCGCACCACGGTGCTGATCAGCCCCGAGGACGACACCGAACTGCGCAACATCACGCTGCACAACGCCGGCGAAGAGACCCGCACGCTCGAACTCGTCTCCTACTTCGAGCCGGTGCTGTCGTATCCCAAGGCCGACGAGGCGCATCCGGCCTTCGCCAACCTGTTCGTCGAAGCGCGCTGGGAGCCTTCGTGGCGTGCGCTGCTGCTGACGCGCAAGCCGCGCCTGCACGGCGACCCGGTGGTGGCCGCCGCGCACTTCCTCGCCTCGGTCGATGCCCATGTGCTTTCCGTCGACTGCATGACCGACCGGCGCGCCTTCATCGGGCGCAACCGCTCGCTCGCGAGCCCCGCGCTCGATGCGCAGCCGCTGGCGGCCGACGGTACGCCGGTGAACGGCCTCGACCCCATCGCATGCCTGCGCGTGCGCCTGTCGATCGCACCGGGCGCCACCGCGCGCCTGAGCTTCGCCACCGCCGCCGACGAAAGCATCGAGGCGCTGATGCCCAGCATCGACCGCTATCTGGAGCCGATGCACGTCGAGCGCGCCACGCGCATGGCCGCCACGCTGGCGCAGGTGCGGCTGCGCGACCTGAGCATCGCGCCCGCACAGACCTTTGCGCTGCAGGACCTGACGACCATCCTCACCTACACCACGCCGCGCGTGATGAAGGACCGCGGCTTGGTCGACCTGCGGCAGATCTGGCGCTTCGGCATCTCGGGCGACAAGCCCATCGTGCTGGTCGCGATCCATTCGATGAACGGCATGGGGCTGGTCAACGCACTGCTGCGCGCGCAGCCCTGGTGGGGCTTCGGCGGCGTGGCCTGCGACCTGGTGGTGCTCAACAGCGAGCCGAACTCCTACCTGATGCCACTGCAGCGCGAGATCGAGGCCCTGCGCCTGCGCGTTGCGCACCAGACCCAGAACAGCTTTCCGCGCAACGACACGGCGGGCTTCTACCTGCTGCGCGACCACGAGGTGGCACCCTCGGAGAAAGCCGCGCTTTCGAAGCTGGCGCGCGTGGTGTTCACCGCCGACGGGCGCTCGCTCGAGCTGCAGGTGGCGGCGCTGCACGAGGCGCGGGTCGACCCCGGCACGGACGCCGAGGCCCCGGCGGCATCGTCGCGTGCCGCCTTGCTGGCACGGCCCGCGGCGGCTTCTTCCGCGAAAGCGCCCACGGGGGGCTTCGATGCCGAGAGCGGCGAGTTCCGCTTCGAGGTCGACGCCGCCCACCGCACCCCGCGCCCCTGGATCAACGTGATCGCCAACGCCGGCTTCGGCTTCCAGGTGTCCGAATGGGGCACCGGCTTCACCTGGGCCGGCAACAGCCGCATGCACCAGGTCACGCCATGGTCGAACGACCCGGTGCAGGACCCGGCCTTCGAGCACTACCTGCTGCAGGACCTCGCCTCGGGCGCCCTGCTGCCGCTCACGCCGGCGGGCCAGGGTGCGGGGGATGGCGGCGACGTGCGCCACCGCGTGCGGCATGGCCAGGGCTACACGGTCTTCGAATGCCGGCAACGGGAGCTGGCCCTCGAGACCACCTTCTTCGCGGACCGCGACGATGCCGTCAAGCTGGTGCACGTGCGCGTGCACAACCAGGGCTCCGGCCCGCGGCGCCTGCGCGCCCTCGGCATGGTCGAGTGGCAGCTCGGCGCCGCGCGCGGCGAACGGCGCACCATTCACTGCTGGAAGCCGGAAGACCAGCCCGCGGTCTTCGGGCAGCAGCGTGAATCGAGCACGGGCTTCGGCGGCAGCACGGCTTTCCTGCTGCTGGCGGGATTGCAAGGCGCGACGACGGGGGCCACGCAGTGGACCTGCGACCGCAACGAATTCTTCGCCGGGCGCGGCATCGTCGAAGTGCCCGACACGCTGGCGCGGCGCGCCGGCGGCGGGCTCGACGCCTGCGCGGCCATCGGCGGCGAATTGGTCGTTGGCGCCGGCGAAAGCGCCAGCTTCACCTTCGCGCTGGGCCACGCCGCCGACGCCGACGCGGCGCTGGCGCTCGCTCGCCGCTGGCGCCAGCGCGACGTGCCCGAAGCGCTGGCGCAGGCGCGCGGCTTCTGGGACGAGCTGCTGGGCCGCCTGCAGGTGCGCACGCCCGATCCGCTGTTCGATGCCATGGTCAACCGCTGGCTCATCTACCAGACGCTGGCCTGCCGGCTCTGGTCGAAGGCCGGCTTCTACCAGGCCGGGGGCGCCTTCGGCTTTCGCGACCAGCTGCAGGACGCGATGGCCTTCGCGCTCACCGATCCATCGCGGCTGCGTGCGCAGATCCTGGTCAATGCGGCGCGGCAGTTTCCCGAAGGCGACGTGCAGCACTGGTGGCACATGCCTGGCGGCGCCGGCGTGCGCACGCATTTTTCGGACGACCTGCTGTGGCTGCCCTTTGCGACGGCGCACTACGTCGAGGTGACCGGCGATGCAGCGCTGCTCGACCAGGTGGCAGGGTTCATCGAGGGCCCCGCGATTCCCGAGGGCGCCGAAGACGCCTACTACGCGCCGCAGCACAGCGGCCGCACGGCCACCGTGTTCGAGCACGGCGCGCTGGCCATCGACCGCAGCCTGAAGACCGGCGTGCACGGCCTGCCGCTGATGGGCACCGGCGACTGGAACGACGGCATGAACCGGGTCGGCCATGAAGGCCGCGGCGAATCGGTCTGGCTGGCGTGGTTCCTGTGCAGCGTGGTCGAGCATTTCGCGCCGATTGCGCAAGCGCGCGGCGAGCACGATCGGGCCGCGCGCTGGAACGAGGCCCGGCGCGGCTGGATCGCTGCGCTGCACGATGCCGGCTGGGACGGCGCCTGGTTCCGCCGCGCCTTCTTCGACAACGGCGCGCCGCTCGGTTCGTCGGCCAACGACGAGTGCCGCATCGACCTGATCGCGCAAGCGTGGTCGGTGCTCTCGGGCGCATCGGACGACGCCCACACCGGGCCCGCCATGGCCGCCGTCAAGAAGCATCTGCACGATGAGCCGGCCGGCCTGCTGCGCCTGTTGACGCCGCCCTTTGCCCACTCGGCCAACAATCCCGGCTACATCCAGGCCTACCCGCCCGGCGTGCGCGAGAACGGCGGACAGTATTCGCACGGCGCCGTGTGGGCGCTGATGGCGCAGGCACTGCAGGGCGACCATGAAGCGGCATGGCAAAGCTTCGAGGGCCTGAGCCCGGCGCACCGCGCGATGCATCCGCAGCGCGGGCCCGCCTACGAACTGGAGCCCTACGTGATGGCCGGCGACATCTACGGCGCCGCGCCGTATGTCGGCCGCGGCGGCTGGAGCTGGTACACCGGCTCGGCCGCATGGCTGCACCGCGCCGCGGTCGAAACGCTGCTGGGCCTCTGCGTAAAAGGCCGCATGCTCTCGCTGACGCCGCGCGTGCCTGCGCACTGGCCGGGGTTCGAGATTGCGCTGCGGCTCGGGGAGCAGCGCCTGACACTGCAATGGGGGACGCCCGATGCCGCCGGAACGCCCACGCACCATGCCGCCATCGGCGAATGGATCGACTGGCAGGCGCTGCCGGCCAATGCGGTGCTGCGGGTGGGTTAA
- a CDS encoding MFS transporter encodes MMNSPSSNPCVDDLAPEPAKTTRSAWLAVGSIAVGTFAMVSTEFMPIGLLTDIARGLNVSDGTAGLMITMPGVLAAFAGPALIVASGKLDRRTVLIALTTLLIASNLLAAFAPNFATMLVARLMLGLCVGGFWTFAPAAATQLVPDASKARAMSLVLAGVSAATVLGVPAGSFLGTQFGWRASFAVTGALAAAVLLVQLWLLPAIPPVRAIGARDLLTPLTRRMAQVGLLAVLFFIAGHFAAYTYLKPLLQQVFGLAPNAVSTLLLVYGAVGFIGTFVGGSLVARSVRGTTLLAALMLATALLLSTMIGSGMVAGAVVVFIWGVAFGLIPVALTGWMMEAVPDAPEAGQALLVSGFQVAIASGALIGGVTVDNFGISSTMVLSGVLVLIAALIVGTLGRARGGAAALATSAE; translated from the coding sequence ATGATGAATTCACCCAGCAGCAATCCCTGCGTCGACGATCTTGCGCCCGAACCGGCCAAGACCACCCGCTCCGCCTGGCTGGCGGTCGGCTCGATCGCCGTCGGCACCTTTGCCATGGTCTCGACCGAGTTCATGCCGATCGGCCTGCTGACCGACATCGCGCGCGGCCTGAACGTGTCCGACGGCACGGCCGGCCTGATGATCACCATGCCCGGCGTGCTGGCCGCCTTTGCCGGCCCCGCGCTGATCGTGGCGTCGGGCAAGCTCGACCGGCGCACCGTGCTGATCGCGCTCACCACGCTCCTGATCGCCTCGAACCTGCTCGCCGCCTTTGCGCCCAACTTCGCCACCATGCTGGTCGCGCGCCTGATGCTCGGCCTGTGCGTGGGCGGCTTCTGGACCTTTGCGCCGGCCGCCGCCACGCAGCTGGTGCCGGACGCCTCCAAGGCGCGCGCCATGTCGCTGGTGCTGGCGGGCGTGTCCGCCGCCACCGTGCTGGGGGTGCCCGCCGGCTCGTTCCTGGGCACGCAGTTCGGCTGGCGCGCCTCGTTCGCGGTGACCGGCGCGCTTGCGGCCGCGGTGCTGCTGGTGCAGCTGTGGCTGCTGCCCGCCATACCGCCGGTGCGCGCCATCGGTGCGCGCGACCTGCTCACGCCGCTGACACGCCGCATGGCGCAGGTCGGGCTGCTCGCGGTGCTGTTCTTCATTGCCGGCCACTTCGCGGCCTACACCTACCTGAAGCCGCTGCTGCAGCAGGTGTTCGGCCTGGCGCCGAACGCGGTCTCGACGCTGTTGCTGGTGTATGGCGCGGTCGGCTTCATCGGCACCTTCGTCGGCGGCAGCCTGGTGGCGCGCAGCGTGCGCGGCACGACGCTGCTGGCGGCGCTGATGCTCGCCACGGCACTGCTGCTGTCGACCATGATCGGCAGCGGCATGGTGGCCGGCGCGGTGGTGGTGTTCATCTGGGGCGTGGCCTTCGGGTTGATCCCGGTGGCGCTCACCGGCTGGATGATGGAGGCCGTGCCCGACGCGCCCGAGGCCGGCCAGGCGCTGCTCGTGAGCGGCTTCCAGGTGGCGATCGCTTCCGGCGCGCTGATCGGCGGCGTGACGGTCGACAACTTCGGCATCTCGAGCACGATGGTGCTGAGCGGCGTGCTGGTGCTGATTGCCGCGCTCATCGTCGGCACGCTGGGCCGCGCGCGCGGCGGCGCGGCGGCGCTGGCTACTTCGGCCGAATAG
- a CDS encoding LysR family transcriptional regulator, protein MQGIRNTLNKTLNLDQLKSFGLVIETGSFSAAADRLGLTQPAVSLQVRQLERRLAVRLVERVGKRARATPAGAELLRHSHHIETAVENAIDALAGHASGVTGRVRLGTGATACLHFLPAVLRGLREQFPALGIVVSTGNTDDQVRKVEENSIDLALVTLPAAGRSLSVMQVLDDEFVAIGRSDLAPLKARVAPADLAALPLVLFEPAANTRKLVDRWFAAEGLQPQPVMELGSVEAMKEMVAAGLGYGIVPRMAMEGRGAHPGLKISRLNPRMHRTLAVVIRRDKPVNKALRVVLDAIVAAGKRPGRAIRPK, encoded by the coding sequence ATGCAAGGCATAAGAAATACTTTGAACAAGACACTGAACCTCGACCAGCTCAAGTCCTTCGGGCTGGTGATCGAAACCGGCAGCTTCTCGGCCGCCGCCGACCGGCTCGGCCTTACACAGCCCGCGGTGAGCCTGCAGGTCCGCCAGCTGGAGCGCAGGCTCGCGGTGCGCCTGGTCGAGCGTGTGGGCAAGCGCGCCAGGGCCACGCCGGCGGGCGCGGAGCTGCTGCGGCACAGCCACCACATCGAGACCGCGGTGGAGAACGCCATCGATGCGCTGGCGGGCCATGCGAGCGGCGTGACGGGCCGGGTCCGGCTGGGCACCGGCGCCACCGCCTGCCTGCATTTCCTGCCGGCCGTGCTGCGCGGCCTGCGCGAGCAGTTCCCGGCGCTCGGCATCGTGGTGAGCACCGGCAATACCGACGACCAGGTGCGCAAGGTGGAAGAGAACAGCATCGATCTCGCGCTGGTCACCTTGCCGGCTGCGGGGCGTTCGCTGAGCGTGATGCAGGTGCTCGACGACGAGTTCGTCGCCATCGGCCGCAGCGATCTCGCGCCGCTGAAAGCGCGCGTGGCGCCGGCCGACCTGGCCGCGCTGCCGCTGGTGCTGTTCGAGCCCGCGGCCAACACGCGCAAGCTGGTCGACCGCTGGTTCGCGGCCGAAGGCCTGCAGCCGCAGCCCGTCATGGAGCTGGGCAGCGTCGAGGCCATGAAGGAAATGGTGGCCGCCGGGCTGGGCTACGGCATCGTGCCGCGCATGGCCATGGAGGGCCGCGGCGCGCACCCGGGCCTGAAGATCAGCCGCCTGAACCCCCGCATGCACCGCACGCTGGCCGTGGTCATCCGGCGCGACAAGCCGGTCAACAAGGCCCTGCGCGTGGTGCTCGATGCGATCGTCGCGGCGGGGAAAAGGCCCGGACGCGCTATTCGGCCGAAGTAG
- a CDS encoding GNAT family N-acetyltransferase, giving the protein MPSPIRASAATVEILDAEPHHMASIQAIYSHYVLHDLCSFEEEVPSVDEMQARRADVLARGLPYLVAVKDGEVAGYAYASPYRSRSAYRHTVEDSIYVAAGLQGHGIGRALLQEVIRRCTDGGFTQMVAVIGNSANAGSQRVHQSLGFETVGVLRNVGFKFGQWVDTVLMQRALR; this is encoded by the coding sequence ATGCCTTCGCCCATCCGAGCTTCCGCCGCCACCGTTGAAATCCTCGATGCCGAGCCGCACCACATGGCCTCGATCCAGGCCATCTACAGCCACTATGTGCTGCACGACCTGTGCTCCTTCGAGGAAGAAGTGCCCAGCGTCGATGAGATGCAGGCGCGCCGCGCCGACGTGCTTGCGCGCGGCCTCCCCTACCTCGTCGCGGTGAAGGATGGCGAAGTGGCCGGCTATGCCTATGCGAGCCCCTACCGCAGCCGTTCCGCCTACCGCCACACGGTGGAAGATTCGATCTATGTCGCAGCAGGCCTGCAGGGCCACGGCATCGGCCGGGCGCTGCTCCAGGAGGTGATCCGGCGCTGCACCGACGGCGGCTTCACGCAGATGGTGGCGGTGATCGGCAACAGCGCCAATGCCGGCTCGCAGCGCGTGCACCAGAGCCTCGGCTTCGAGACGGTGGGCGTGCTGCGCAACGTCGGCTTCAAGTTCGGGCAGTGGGTCGACACCGTGCTCATGCAGCGTGCGCTGCGCTGA